A window from Cryptomeria japonica chromosome 1, Sugi_1.0, whole genome shotgun sequence encodes these proteins:
- the LOC131026852 gene encoding germin-like protein 1-1 produces MAFIWVALFLVLSVAKVSSDPSPLQDFCVADLSTSAKVHVNGLPCINPSKVSAKHFTTSVLSTPGDTSGNPYGASVKTTTANYLPGINTLGVIMTRVDLAVGGGIPPHYHPRASEIIYLLEGTLMAAIIDTGNKLYSTEIKTGDVFVFPKAIMHYVQNIGNTTATVIAAFNSQSPGNAVIPFALFTSTPTIPNQVLAKTLQISDTEVVKIKKNFGTS; encoded by the coding sequence ATGGCATTTATTTGGGTTGCCCTGTTTCTGGTCTTATCAGTGGCCAAAGTAAGCTCAGATCCTTCTCCATTGCAGGATTTCTGTGTGGCTGATCTCAGTACTTCTGCCAAGGTTCATGTTAATGGGTTGCCTTGTATTAACCCCAGTAAAGTCTCTGCAAAGCACTTTACTACATCTGTTCTGAGCACGCCTGGAGATACATCAGGCAACCCATATGGAGCAAGTGTGAAAACCACAACTGCAAATTATCTTCCTGGGATAAACACTCTGGGAGTGATTATGACTCGTGTAGATCTGGCTGTAGGAGGAGGGATTCCTCCCCATTATCATCCCAGAGCCTCTGAGATAATCTACCTCTTGGAAGGTACTCTCATGGCTGCCATCATCGACACCGGCAACAAGCTTTACTCTACAGAGATCAAAACAGGGGATGTTTTTGTGTTCCCCAAGGCCATCATGCACTACGTTCAGAACATTGGGAACACAACCGCCACTGTAATTGCAGCTTTCAACAGCCAATCTCCAGGTAACGCTGTAATTCCTTTTGCCCTCTTTACCTCTACTCCGACCATTCCCAACCAGGTCCTGGCCAAGACCCTCCAGATTAGTGACACAGAGGTGGTTAAGATCAAGAAGAACTTCGGTACCAGCTGA